DNA sequence from the Halobacterium sp. DL1 genome:
CGGGACGGTCAACGTCTACCAAACAAGTAACCCCACCAAGACAGTGAACGTCGTCGTTACAGCGTACGGTGAGAGCGGAACTCAGACTGTAGTGGCTCAAAAGGAAGTCACCCTCGAGAACGCTTCGGCGTAGAAATCCCGCACGTTCTCCCGATTTCTGTCGTACCAGGGAACTCTTCTAGAAACCCCAACGCCCAACCTATCGGACGAACCACCCGATGGAGAGCAGAGGCCCACTGTGAAGATTCGGAGGCTCTAACCCCCGCCCATGGCGACGGGCCTATACTGATAGCCTCATTGTCTGACGCTGTCCTATCTAGGTAGCCACCGAAGAGATGGCGGAAGGGCCTGTACGAACTGGTGATGCAAACCGCAACGAGTGAAGTCGGAATTATCGACGACGAAGTTACGAGCCAGGCAGTCGTCACTGCAGTCGCCGACGAGACTGGTGTCGACCCGATGGAGCTAGACCCCCTGTACAACGTCGTCGACTCTGACGCCCTGAACACGCTGCTCCGCTCGCACGAACCAGGCGCCGACGGTGCGCTCCTCGAAGTTGAGTTCGTCTTCGCGGGGTGTGAGGTTCGCGTGGCGAGCGACGGAACAGTGCAGGCCACGGCCCTCCCCGAGTGACTCTCGTTCCAGCGAGCCCTCACGGAATGAACAACACCCAGGACACCGAAGACGCATCGAACGCCACCGGGAGAACCTACGAACTCGACTGCACGGCCTGCTCGTTCGAGACGGTCGTCGACGGCGATCTGGACGACGCGTACGACCTCATCGAGGACCACGAGAGCGAGTACGAGGACGCCATGCAGGACCACTTCGTGGACCTGGTGACGCGAGGATACGAGGCGTAACGCCGGACGAGTTCTGTTCGACGAGTCGCCGTTAATGCGGCCTAGTTAGGTCACTCAGTAGACGAATCGAGTCTCGCGTCTCGCGGTTCTACGCGGTTGACGCGGAGCCGTAGGTGAGGATGTCGACGCCGGAACGCCGTCACTCGTCGGCGAGCGGCTGACATCGTTCGTGTGCTTCACGAATCCGATCAGGGCCGTTGTCGTCGGTCCTCCCGAAACGCTACTCTGGTCTCCGCAGACAGAACCGAACTGCTCGTCCCGCTTCTCAGGAACTCGGACAGACCTCGACCGTGCGGTCCTCGCGCACCACGACGGTCTGCCCGGCGTACTCGAACTGGACGTTCGCCTTACCCCGCTTGCCCCGACAGAGGGCGTTCAGGCCGTCCGGGTCGACGGCCTCCGAGAGGGGCGGGAGCTCCAGCACTGGCACCCCGGAGTTGAGACTGACCGCCTCCAGCACGGCAGTGGTCGCGGCCTCGTCGTCCGCGGGCGTGTACGACCGAACTATCGTATCGCGGGGTAATTCGCTACGGGACATCGTATACACAACACACGGGGTGAAGGATGATAAAGGGGTGTCAGACGGCGGTAAGACGGGGTTTCGGGGCAATCGCGACACGGGGTGTCGGTGAGCGTCTGACGCGAGTATGACGGACCGGTCGGGGACGCTATCGCTACCCGAATCCCGCTCGTCCCCTGTGTCGGCGCCCATCGCGGCCGTCACTTGCCGCTGCAAGCAGTCAGCGTTAGGGGTCGGAGTCCGACAACACAGTTGATGCAGTCAGTCATCCACCTCGTCTCCGGCGACGAAACCGAGCATCGAACCGCACTCAACATCGCCCGCAACCTCCTGGAGGACGAGAGCGACCGAATCGACGACGTCGCCGTGGTCGCGCAGGCTGGCGGCATCCACGCCGTGACGTCCGACGGGGAGCACGGAGAGACCGTCCGCTCGCTGATGGACGACGGCGTACCGTTCATGGGGTGTAGTAACACGCTCGAGGCGTTCGACCTGGCGGAGTCGGACCTCATCGATGGCGTCGAGATGGTCCCGGAGGGCGCCGTCGAAGTGACCCGACTGCAAGACGAGGGGTGGGCCTACCTGCGGCCGTAGCGCCGCAGTCACCGGCCAGGCGCTCGAACCCCGTTCGACCAACTTCTCGCGGACTCGTTAGCCCGGCAAGCGGGTCCGAACCACGCAAGAAGTGATGACAAAGCGACACCAAACCCGCCCCAGTTCTCAACACTCGGAATCGGACCCAAACGCCTTTGAGAGCGCCCCGGAAACCCGCTGTGAACCGGATTCCCGTATCAATTCTGATAACTGGGGGCCGGACGCAACGCATGACACGGACTCACCGGGAAAAAGCTCAGTCAGTCGCGCTCGCTATCTTGGTACTGTGCGTGTTCCTCAGTGCCGGGGCAGTTGGGATCAGTGGTGCAGACGTCACGTATTTCGACGTGACGACTAGTTCCACTATCGCCGGTGGCAGTTCGTTCGAGTACTACGTCAATTCTCCTAACGCGACCTACGTAGTTCTCGACGAGAACGGAAACGGCGATTTCGACAGTGGAGAACCATACATCACTGAAACTGCTACGGGTGGAACCAGTGGCGAATTCCCGGGTAGCCAAACGGAGAACTTGGAAGATCGACCAGACGATACCTACGAAGTTTACGCACTCGACAAGCAGAACGTCGGATCTTTAGACGATGGAACTGATCTCTCGATTGGCGCCTCTGACACTATCTCCGTCGACGGCAGCGCACCCTACGTCTCCGAGGTCAACGTCACGAACCCTTCCGGACAGGACGTGACGGTCTCGTTCACGACGAACGAACAGCTGAACGAGACGACCGTCGACCTCTCGGTCGATGGCTCGGGGTCCGCGACGTTCGGGCTCGGCGACTTCACCGAGACGAACGACAGCGGAACGTACACCTACGAACTGACGCACGCCGGGAGCTCCGACGGCGACTACACCGCGGAGGTCACGCGAGCGACCGACATCGTCGGCAACGACGCGGCGGTCAACCAGTCGGCCGGCGAGCTGACCGACTCGGTCACGGTCGACACCGTCCCGCCAGGAATCGACAGTGTCGAGGCGGAAGTCGGGAGCGACACCGTGACCGTGACGTTCAACCAGACGGTGGAAGCCGCGGACGGTAGTGCGCTCTCGGCGGCGAACTTCACGTACGGGAACGCAGAGTCGGGCGGCGCGACGGCGGTGTCCTCGGTCAGTCATACGGCCGGTTCGACCACTGCGACGCTGACGCTGGACGCATCCATCTCCCGGACTGACCTCGGGAACGACACTGTCGCCGCGGCGTCCGGCGATATCACCGACGGGTTCGGGAACACGGCGCCGACGACCGCCGTTCCGTTCACGGACACGAACACACCGATCGCGCCGGTGGACGCGTCCGGCCACCCCATCAACGCGAGCAACGACGAGAACTACGACCTGACGGTGACGCTGCCCGACGACCACGAGGCCGGGACACTTGCGGTGGACCTCTCGAACGGCGACACCGTCACCGCGAGCCAGTACGTCACTAGCGAGGACGACGGCGACGGCGACCCCCACGAGGTCTCCTTCACGGGACTGGACGTGAGTTCGCTGGACAACGGCACGGTCACCGTGGACGCGACGCTGACCGACGACGGCGGCAACGATGCGGCTGGCACGGGCCTGGCGTCGATAACGAAGGACGCCGACCGGCCGAGAATCACGGATGCGACGATCACGAACTCGCCCATCGGCACCTACGACGCGGGCTCCCAGCAAACAGTCACGGTCGACTTCGACGAACCGGTGGACGACAGCGTCGCACCGACGGTGACCATCACGGGCTTGAACCGGACGTACACCGTTTCCGGCGGTGGATTCGCCGACGACAACCAGACCTGGACGGGCACCGTCACCATCCTCGACGACAACGAGGACGCGACCGCCCGCATCGAGGTCTCTGGCGTCGAGGACACGGTGGGGAACCGCCAGACACCGGACCCGGACGACTCCAGTACGTTCCAGGTGGACACGACCGGCCCGGCGAAACCCGAGGACACGCTCGCGGGTGCGGTCACCGCGAGCAACGGCACGAACTACAACGTCACCGTCGACCTCGTCGCCGACTCGCAGGCCGACGAAGTCGAGGTGCGTGTCTCCGACGGCACCGACACCGTCACGGCGAGCACGTCGACGGGCGGCAGCGACCTCGTCACCGTTACGGGAATCGACGTATCCACGCTCGGCGAGGGGACGGTCACCGTGTCCGCTCGTGCGCTCGATGGCGGGTACGCGAACACCGAGGGGTTCGTCGAACCGGTGGACGTGATCAAGGACACCAATCGCCCGGGCGTCGCGTCGGTGAGTGTCGGCGACGGCACGGTGAACGACTCTGACGCCGGGTCCACGCAGGCGGTGACGGTGACCTTCGACGAGGACGTCGACCAGACCGTCGCCCCGACCGTCGAACTCACGGGACTGGCCCAGTCGTACGACGCCACCGGGAGTTTCACCGACGCCCGGACCTGGACGGGGACGGTCACCATCGCGGACGACGAGGAGGAAGATACCGCGACAGTAGCGGTGAGTGGCGTTCGCGACCTCGTGGGGAACCTTCAGACGCCCGACCCCGACAACTCCGGGTCGGTTCAGGTGGACACCATCACGCCGACGATTTCGAACGTTGCGGCGACCCACACTGGTGACGGGACGGTCGAACTCTCCTTCGACAGCGACGAGACGCTGACGGACGTCGCCGTCGACGTCACGGGTCCCGAACCGAAGACGCTCACCGATGCGGACTTCACCGAGTCGAGCGGCACCTACACCGCGACGTTCAACGCCGCGGACGGCGACTACACGGCCACGCTGACCACTGCCGAGGACGCCGCGGGCAACGACGGCGCGACAGACCAGACTGACACCGCGACCGTCGACACGACCGCACCCGTGTTCTCCGCGCTCTCGCCTGCCGGGACGACGGAGACGACGGACCAGCCGACACTCTCGGTCGACGTCTCCGACGCCACCGAGGGCGTGAACGTGTCGTCGATCCGCGTCACGGTCGCCGACAGCGACACGGGTGACGCCCTCGAACTGAACGCCGCGACGACCGACACCACGGGAATCTCCTACTCCGACGGGACGCTCACCGTGGACACGAGCACCGCGGGCGTCTCGCTGGCCGAGGGCGGCGTGGACGTCACCGTCGAGGCGAACGACACCGTGGACAACGCGAACGCGACGACGTTCTCGTTCACCGTGGACACCGTGGCGCCGCAGTTCTCGAACGCTTCGCCCGCGGGCGAGACGGTGACCGACAACCAGTCCGTAATCACGGTCGACGTGAGCGACGCGACGGCGGGCGTCGACGCGTCGAGCATCGCGGTGACCCTGGAGGACGACACCGGGAGCGCGTTCCTCTCGAACGCCGGGACGGGCACGGACGGCGTCTCCTTCGACGGGACGACACTGACCGTGGACCCGACCGGAGCGGACATCTCGCTCCCGAACGGCACCGTGACGGTGAACGTCTTGGCCGCGGACGCCGTGGCGAACACCGACAGCACCGAGTTCGCCTTCGAGGTCGACGTGCCGCCGACCATCTCGGGCTTCTCGGCGGCGGACACCGAGGGCCGGAACGCCACCGTCTCTTTCGAGTCGACGGACGAACTCGACGCGGTCCAGGTGGCGGTCTCCGGGGCCGAGACGGCGACGCTCGATGCCGCCGACTTCTCGGCGACGGCGGACGGCGACGGCTTCGTCTACGAAGCGGTGTACGAGGGGAGTACGGACGGCACGTACGACTTCGAGCTACAGACCGCCAGCGACGGCCGGACGGACAGCGCGGCGTTCGAGACGGCGTCCGCGCTGGTCGACGAGGCCGCGCCCGACGTGACCCTCGACGCGCCGAACGGCGGCGAACTGTTCCGCGGCAGCGAGACGGTCACCGTCGCCTGGACGGCGACCGACAACGTCTCCGTCGCGACTGACAGCGTCGTCATCGACTACTCGACGGACGGCGGGAGCACGTGGACCGAGGTGGCCGCGGGACTGACCGACGACGGGAGCTACGACTGGACGGTGCCGACAGTGGACTCCAGCGACGTCCTCGTGCGCGTGTCCGCGGACGACACCAGCTCGAACACCGGGACCGACGCCAGCGACGCGGCGTTCACGGTCGACTCGACGGCGCCCGGAATCTCGAACTACGCGGTGACGAACCCGGACGGCCAGAACGTCACGGTCTCCTTCGACTCGGCGGAGGAACTCGACGCCCTCTCGGTCGCCGTCTCGAACGCGACGACGCGCACGCTCGACCTGAGCGACTTCGCGGTGTCCGGGTCGGGGCCCTACACCTACACGGCGACGTTCGACGGCGGCGCGGAGGGAACCTACGACACGACCCTCGACGCCGCTGTCGACGCCGCGGGGAACGACGGGGCGACCACCGAGTCCGGCAGCGTCGCGGTGGACACGGTGACGCCGACGGTGTCTGCGTTCACGGCGACCAACCCCTCGGGGCAGACGGTGAACGTGAGCTTCGAGAGCGACGAGCGCCTCGCGACGGCCGAGGTGTCCCTGGTCACGCCCTCCGGGACGACGACGTTCTCGTCGTTCACCGAGACTGGTTCCGGGCCGTACACGTACTACGCGACGGCGGGCGGCGAGGACGGCGACTACACCGCGACGCTCGTCGCCGCGGCCGACGACCACGGCAACGACGCCGCCGACAGCCAGGAAGACAGCGTTACCGTCGACACGACGCCGCCTACGGTGTCGAACTACACGGTGACGAATCCGACCGGCCAGCAGGTACGCGTGCACTTCGACGCCGACGAGCCCATCGACACCGTCTCCGTCGCCATCACTGGCGCCGAGTCCGCCACCATCACCACGGACAACCCGACCGTTGTCGACGGGTCGTACGTCGTGACGTACGCCGGGAACGCCGACGGCACGTACACGGCGACGCTCGATGGGGCCGTCGACGCGTTCGGCAACGACGGCGGCGGCGCGTCCGCGTCCACGACCATCCAGACGGCTGCCCCCATCATCTCCGGGTTCACCGCGTCGAACCCCGAGGCCCAGAACGTCACCGTCTCGTTCGGCAGCGACGAGCCGCTGGCGAACGTCACGGTCGACATCTCCGGGGCGGAGACGGCGACGCTGACGGAGGCGAACTTCACCGAGAACGGCGACACGTACACCGCGACGTACGTCGGCGCCTCGAACGGCACGTACACGGCGGTGCTGCAGACCGCCGCGGACGCGGACGGCGACGACGGCGCGAGCGGGCAGACGAACAGCGCCACCGTCGGCACGACGGCGGAACCGGTCACCGGGCCGACGGTCACGAACTTCTCGCTCGCGAACCCGACCGGGCGGGAACTCCGCGTCTCCTTCGACAGCTCCGCGGTCCTGGCTGACGTCGGCGTCGCGGTCACCGGGCCGGACACGGCGACGCTCACGACGGGCGCGTTCAACGAGTCCGACGGGACGTACACGGCGACGGTGGCCGTGGACCCCGACGGCGACTACACCGCGACCCTGTTCGAGGCGACGGACGGGTCGGGGGAGAACGGCGCGAACAGTGAGTCGGACGCGGTGACCGTCGACACGTCGACCGGGGACGCGGGCGGTGGGTCCGGCGGTCCGGTTGGCGGTCAGACCGCGGGCGGCTCGTCGAACACGGGCGGCCCGCCGACGCCGACCGGGCCGTCGGTTTCGGTGACGGCGACGGGAACCAGCGAGGCCGCCATCGCCGTCGAGGACGCCGACGCCGGGGAGTCGCTGTCGGTCGCCCTCGACAACGCCACCAGTGGGCCGGTGGGCGTCACCGGGCTGAACGTCACGACCAGCGAGTCGATGGACTACTCGATGGCGGTGTCGACGTCGACGGACGCGGCGTCCGGGTCGCCCTCGTTCGATGGCCGTGCGGTCGGCTTTCTCGACGTCGCCCACTCCTTCGCGGACGCCGACGTCGAGCGGGCGACGGTGACCGTACAGGTCGCCGCGGAGCGCTTCGAAGACACCGACCTATACCCGAGTGACACCACGGTCTACCGCTACCACGACGGCGCGTGGCAAGCACTCGACACGCGGGTCGTCGGCCAGGACGACGACGCCTACACCCTCGAGGCCGAGACGCCCGGATTCTCCGTCTTCGCGGTGGGCGTCAGGGACGCCGACGTGGTGCGCGTCTCCGGGGCGAGCGTCACCGCGTCGGCGAGCGAGGTCGGGGAGCCGGTCGCGGTGTCGGCGACCGTGGAGAACACCGCCGCCTACCGGGCGAACGTGACGCTCACCGTCGTCGCGAACGGGTCGACCGTGGCGTCGAAACTCGTTTCGGTGGCCGCCGCCGACACTGCGACCACGACCCTCGACGTGGTCTTCGACGCGCCCGGCGACTACCGCCTCGCGGTCGGGAACACCGCCGCCGGCACCCTCGCTGTCTCCGAACGAGCGTCGTCGGGAACCACGACGCCAGGGGACGGAACGCCCGGGGGGACGAACACCACCAGTTCGCCGACGCCGACGGCCGTGTCTCCGACAGGGGACGCGACGACCGCGACCGGCGAGTCCTCCGACGGCGACGTGCCCGGACCGGGAGTCCTCGGGGGGCTCCTGGCGGCCGTCCTCGCCGCGCTGGTCGCGACCCGGTGGACGTGACGTCCCGGTAGCGCGGTCGGGGCCCGTCACTACTGGGCGCGGTGACGGTCCGCAAGCGCACTCTCCTCTCGCTGACGGGGGCGACTACTATCCGTCTGGCCGGCGTCGTGTCCACCTATGACGTTCGACGCCGACCGCGTGACGACCGTCACGTTCGACTCCTACAGCACGCTCGTCGACGTGGACGCCGCCGAGGCCGCCCTCGCCGACCGGGTGTCCGACCCGGAACCGGTCTCCAAACTCTGGCGCGCGCGGTCGCTGGAGTACACGTTCGTCGCGAACCAGATCGACGCCTACCAGCCGTTCTACGAGATGAACCGGGACGCGCTCCAGTACGCCCTCGACGCCTTCGGCGTGGACCTCCCGGATGACGAACGCGACGAGATACTCGCCGTCTACCACGAACTCGACGTCTTCGACGACGTCCGCGACGCCATCGAACGGCTCCGGGACGGCGGCTACGACTGCTACGTCGTCTCCAACGGCAACCCCGAGATGCTCTCCTCGATGGTCGAACACGCCGACATCGCGGATCTCGTCGAGGACACCGTCAGCGCCGACGAGGTGCGGACGTTCAAGCCCGCTCCCGAGATATACCGCCACGCCGCCGCCCGGACGGGCACGCCTATCGACCGGATAGCCCACGCGACCGCCGGCTGGTTCGACGTCCAGGGCGCCGCCCACGCCGGAATGCAGGGCGTCTGGGTCGACCGGAGCGGCGCACCCTGGGAGCCGTTCGACGGCGAACCGGACCTGGTCGTCGAGGACCTCCGCGAACTGGCCGACGCGATGGGCGTCTGACCGGGCGTGAACCACCACACAAAACAGAACTCACGCTCGCGAGCGCTACATCATTTCGTGTCGCTGTGTCATGATGACGCCGCTGGCGAGCATCAGCACCGCGATGGCAACCATCCCGGCGTCGGCGCCCATCGCGGCGTCCATCCCGCTCTGCATGCCGTCGCTCATCGAGCCGTCGTTCATCGTGCTGCCGTTCATCATTCCGCCGCGCCCGGTGGTCGCCAGCCACGCCTGGTTCACTAGCATCAGTACCGAGTAGACGACCATCAGCGGGCCGCTCGCCCGGCCGAGAGCGGTGGCGGCCGGAGTGAGGAGCACGGCGCCGTGAACGAGCACCACCACGCCGAGGGCGGCCATGAACCACGCGCTCCCCGTCATCCCCGTGCCCATCATACCCGTGGCCGACGTCGCCATCCCCGTCGTCGCCTGGTAGAGCGAGTAGCCGCCCGAGACGAGGGCGACGCTCGCGCCGTACAGTCGCATCGTCGAGACGCCCGTCGCGTCACCCGTCTGGCCGTTCATCGGCGCTACGTACGCGGCGTCCCGACTTGAAACCGGGTCCTGCCTTCGCTCGCAGCGCTACCACGGCAGTATTCAGGAATCACCGACGGTCTGCCTCCACACCGACTGTCGGTCAATCTCGGCGAGGTGTGGCACAGCCTCGCCCGCGAGTAGTTATTTCGGGAGGCAAAATCGAGGACAGGAGGCAATTCGGGAGCCACGTGTGACGATTCGACCGATAACTACACTTCCCCGGGGAGCGAACTCGTTGGCATATGGCTCCCCGGGCGACGGTCAGCGACGAGTGGGTCGACAACGAGAAGGTCAAGCGGATTCTCAAAGAGCACCTCGACGAGACCGACTACCGTATCTACAAGGCGCTCAACGAGGACGGCCGGATGTCCGACACGGAGATCGGTGAGCGCGTCGGCCTGTCGCGGACGGCTGCGCGGCGGCGCCGGAAGAAACTGCAGGACGAGGGGCTCGTCGACATCATCGGCGTCCTCGTCATGCAGGAGGCCGAACTCGCGTACGCCGACGTCTTCGTCACCCTCGACTCCAGCGTCGGCGTGGGAGAACTGGACGCGTTCGTCGAGGAGGTCAAAGACGAGGAGCTCATCTACGAGATAGAGGAGTACATGGGGAAGTACGACCTGCTCCTGCGGGTGTGGCACGCGTCGCTCTCGGACGTGAAGACGTACCTCCGGTCGATGCTCCAGGACCACGAGGCCGTCGAAAGCTACGAGACGATTCCGGTGACGAAGACCCACAAAGCCTGGCACAAGACGTTCTCGAACGGCACCGACTGACCGGTCCGAGACCGGTCGCGACCCCGCGTCGGCCTACTTCCCTCGACGTACAGTCCCGCCGATCTACAGCTCCGAAGCTGGTAGCTCCGCCGGTCTACAGCCCGCCCACGGCCGTGTAGACGAGTTTCGTGGGCGTCTCCGTCTCGTTGACGCTGTAATGCTCGACGCCCGCCGGGATGACGGAGAGCGTGCCGGCAGAGACCGTGTACTTCGCGTCCGGCGTGACGAGCGTGACCTCCCCCTCGAGGATGACCGACAGTTCGTCGCCCTCGTGGCTCGTCCACCCCTCTTCGGGGACGCGTTCGCCCGGCTGGATGACGTACGAGCCGGCTTCGGCCTCGGGGTCGTCGGACTCGAACAGCGTGAGTGGACTCCCGCTACTCTCCGCCCAGACGTCGTCGAGGACGGTGAGTTCGACGGCGTCGTCGCTCACTGTTCGCCACCTCCGCTATCGTTCTCGCCGTTCCCTGGAGCGGCGCCGTCGCCGTCGGCCGCCCGGAGGGCCGCGGTCGCGGCGTCGTCGACGTCGCCGTCCTCGGTGAGTTCGACGCCGTAGACGTCGCGGGCGGTCTCACGCGTGAAGTAGTCGTCGCAGTAGTCCTCGCGGACGCGTTCGGGGTCGCGGTCCCGCGGGTCCCCCCAGCCACCGCCCGCGCTGGTCACGAGGCGGGCCACGTCCCCGGGCGACAGTCCGTAGTTCGTGAGGTTGCTGTGGCGTTCGACGCTGCCGTCGCCGTCCCGGAGTATCTCGATGTGGTTTCCGTCGCCGTCCTGGCCGCCTTCGACGCCCCACGGCGGGAACGTCGACCGGCCGAACCCGGCGGTGATGAAGCCGCCAGAGTCGTTGTACATCCGGTAGTCCTGGACGAGGCCGGTGCCGCCGCGGAACTCGCCGTGGCCCGCCTCCTGGGGCGTGTCGAGTTCGAAGGCGTCGAACAGCAGCGGGAACCGCGTCTCCATCACCTCGACGGGCATCTCGAGGGTGTCCCCGTCGCCCGAACAGACGAGCACGTCGGCGCCGTCCTTCCCGGGGCTCGCACCCCACCCGCCGGGCTGGGGTTCGACCACGAGGAAGTCCTCGTCGTGGCGGTCGTCGTGCCCGCCGACGATGGTCGCGCAGACGCTGAGGAAGTGGCCAGCCGACAGGCGGTCGGGGAGGTGTGGCGCCAGCGCCTTCCACGGGAGGTCTGCGGCCATCGCCGACCCCTCCCAGTCGGTGCCGATTGGCGCCGGTTTCGTCGCGTTCAGCACCGTCCCCTCCGGGATGGTGACCTCGAGCGGGCGGAAGAACCCCTCGTTGGTGTCCGCGTGGGGGAGCGTGATGGCCTGGAAGAACGCCCGGATGTCGGAGACGGAGGCGGCGTACGGCGCGTTGATCGGCCCCTCGGT
Encoded proteins:
- a CDS encoding N-methylhydantoinase, producing the protein MRANAHTDDETDGVDPFTREVVTNALQSAAEEMFLNLGRTAKSSVIYETLDYACGVTDADANVLAQANGVPGFLGTLKFCVADVLEKFGADNFAPGDVVLLNDYHGGTHLNDVAMVAPIFVDDELVGFTASKAHWTDVGGKDPGSWTTDATSVFQEGVQYPMVKLYEGGDRNDGVFDVIIANTRMPEVTRGDMQAQKSSMEVGAERVVEVFERYGLDTVEQAVADDFDAGERLVREEIRGLPNGTYTAEDHLDDDGVTDDPVHVEVEVTIRDESIELDYTGTDPETEGPINAPYAASVSDIRAFFQAITLPHADTNEGFFRPLEVTIPEGTVLNATKPAPIGTDWEGSAMAADLPWKALAPHLPDRLSAGHFLSVCATIVGGHDDRHDEDFLVVEPQPGGWGASPGKDGADVLVCSGDGDTLEMPVEVMETRFPLLFDAFELDTPQEAGHGEFRGGTGLVQDYRMYNDSGGFITAGFGRSTFPPWGVEGGQDGDGNHIEILRDGDGSVERHSNLTNYGLSPGDVARLVTSAGGGWGDPRDRDPERVREDYCDDYFTRETARDVYGVELTEDGDVDDAATAALRAADGDGAAPGNGENDSGGGEQ
- a CDS encoding haloacid dehalogenase; translated protein: MTFDADRVTTVTFDSYSTLVDVDAAEAALADRVSDPEPVSKLWRARSLEYTFVANQIDAYQPFYEMNRDALQYALDAFGVDLPDDERDEILAVYHELDVFDDVRDAIERLRDGGYDCYVVSNGNPEMLSSMVEHADIADLVEDTVSADEVRTFKPAPEIYRHAAARTGTPIDRIAHATAGWFDVQGAAHAGMQGVWVDRSGAPWEPFDGEPDLVVEDLRELADAMGV
- a CDS encoding cupin encodes the protein MSDDAVELTVLDDVWAESSGSPLTLFESDDPEAEAGSYVIQPGERVPEEGWTSHEGDELSVILEGEVTLVTPDAKYTVSAGTLSVIPAGVEHYSVNETETPTKLVYTAVGGL
- a CDS encoding AsnC family transcriptional regulator, whose protein sequence is MAPRATVSDEWVDNEKVKRILKEHLDETDYRIYKALNEDGRMSDTEIGERVGLSRTAARRRRKKLQDEGLVDIIGVLVMQEAELAYADVFVTLDSSVGVGELDAFVEEVKDEELIYEIEEYMGKYDLLLRVWHASLSDVKTYLRSMLQDHEAVESYETIPVTKTHKAWHKTFSNGTD